A portion of the Pan troglodytes isolate AG18354 chromosome 10, NHGRI_mPanTro3-v2.0_pri, whole genome shotgun sequence genome contains these proteins:
- the LOC134807567 gene encoding V-type proton ATPase subunit F, with product MVGRRKLIAVIRDKDTVTGFLLGSIGELNKNCHPNFLVVEKDTTINEIEDTFRQFLNRDDTGIILINQYIAEMVQHALDTHQHSIPTVLEIPSKEHPYEDAKDSILRRARGMFTAEDLC from the coding sequence ATGGTGGGGAGAAGGAAGCTCATCGCAGTGATCAGAGACAAGGACACGGTGACTGGTTTCCTGCTGGGCAGCATAGGGGAGCTTAACAAGAACTGCCACCCCAATTTCCTGGTGGTGGAGAAGGATACGACCATCAATGAGATCGAAGACACTTTCCGGCAATTTCTAAACCGGGATGACACTGGCATCATCCTCATCAACCAGTACATCGCAGAGATGGTGCAGCATGCCCTGGACACCCACCAGCACTCTATCCCTACTGTCCTGGAGATCCCCTCCAAGGAGCACCCATATGAGGACGCCAAGGACTCCATCCTGCGCAGGGCCAGGGGCATGTTCACTGCCGAAGACCTGTGCTAG